In the genome of Candidatus Hydrogenedentota bacterium, one region contains:
- the lexA gene encoding transcriptional repressor LexA translates to MAKGLTKRQRNVLEFVIECVRDHGLPPTMSEICDEFGLTSTNAARDHLVALEKKGYLERSSKARGIRVTEQAAAGLYQHNIGALPLVGRVAAGPPLYAAENIEDYVPVASSLARRKAFCLRVNGDSMTEAGILDGDILVVDQQRRPRTGDIVVALIGDEATVKYFHPAGDQVELRPAHPTMQPLRYPAHDVQIQGVAVGLQRQLR, encoded by the coding sequence ATGGCGAAAGGGCTCACGAAACGGCAGCGCAACGTACTCGAGTTCGTGATCGAATGCGTCCGCGACCATGGGCTCCCGCCGACGATGTCGGAAATCTGCGACGAATTCGGCCTGACATCCACGAATGCGGCCCGGGACCACCTTGTGGCGCTGGAAAAAAAAGGGTACCTGGAACGCAGTTCGAAAGCGCGCGGCATTCGCGTCACCGAGCAGGCGGCGGCGGGCTTGTATCAGCACAACATCGGGGCGTTGCCGCTCGTGGGGCGCGTCGCGGCGGGTCCGCCGTTGTACGCGGCGGAGAACATCGAAGACTACGTGCCGGTCGCGTCATCGCTTGCGCGGCGCAAGGCGTTCTGCCTGCGCGTAAACGGCGACAGCATGACCGAAGCGGGTATCCTGGACGGCGACATTCTGGTGGTCGACCAGCAGCGTCGGCCGCGAACGGGGGACATTGTCGTGGCGCTGATTGGCGATGAGGCGACGGTGAAGTATTTTCATCCCGCGGGCGACCAGGTGGAGTTGCGCCCCGCGCACCCGACGATGCAGCCCTTGCGCTATCCCGCTCACGACGTACAGATTCAGGGCGTGGCGGTCGGGCTGCAGCGTCAGCTGCGCTGA
- a CDS encoding ABC transporter permease, with the protein MNRILAVAQNTFRESVRDKVLYVLLFFAGVTILGSKALGWISIGQDIKIVKDITLAAISLFGVLIAIFVGTSLVYKEIDKRTLYTIISQPIHRYEFILGKYFGLMGLLLAVTAIMTGVSAVYVLLLGGSLDAMFFLAVLLIYWKLLLVTAFAVLLSTLTSPILGAVIVFSVYAFGHATGVFHDLPPQFDGTAAKEALEIAYYVIPNLSNFDIRAEAANGVPVSLAYVAWTLAYGLAYTVVLLILAALAFKEKDV; encoded by the coding sequence GTGAACCGCATCCTTGCCGTTGCCCAGAACACGTTCCGCGAATCGGTGCGCGACAAGGTACTGTACGTGCTGCTGTTCTTCGCGGGCGTCACGATTCTGGGGTCGAAGGCGCTCGGGTGGATCAGCATCGGCCAGGACATCAAGATCGTGAAGGACATCACGCTGGCGGCGATTTCGTTGTTCGGCGTGCTGATCGCCATTTTCGTCGGCACCAGTCTCGTCTACAAGGAAATCGACAAGCGCACGCTGTACACGATCATCTCGCAGCCGATACACCGGTACGAGTTCATCCTGGGCAAGTATTTCGGATTGATGGGACTTCTGCTGGCCGTGACAGCCATCATGACGGGCGTGTCCGCGGTCTATGTGCTGTTGCTGGGCGGCAGTCTCGACGCGATGTTCTTCCTCGCCGTCCTGCTTATCTACTGGAAATTGCTGCTGGTCACGGCGTTCGCCGTGTTGTTGTCGACGCTCACGTCGCCCATACTCGGCGCGGTTATCGTGTTCTCGGTGTATGCGTTCGGCCACGCCACGGGCGTGTTTCACGACCTGCCGCCGCAGTTCGACGGCACCGCCGCGAAAGAGGCCCTCGAAATCGCCTATTACGTAATCCCGAACCTGAGCAATTTCGATATCCGCGCGGAGGCGGCGAATGGCGTGCCCGTTTCGCTGGCGTACGTGGCGTGGACGCTGGCCTATGGCCTCGCGTATACCGTCGTGCTGCTGATCCTGGCCGCGCTGGCCTTCAAGGAAAAGGATGTATGA